The Vreelandella piezotolerans genomic interval ATCGGCGGCGCGCTGGTCGTAAAGCAGCATCAGGGCGCTGAGCGAACCGAGCAGCCCAGAAAACGCAGCCCCCGCTAACACTAAGCGCACCGGGTCGCTACCAACACCGCGCAGCCGCGCCACGCTGAGCACGCACACACAGCCGATCAGTGCGCCTAGCTGGGCCACGGGGATGCGTAAAGTGGCCGCGCTGGCCCCTAACACCAGCGCCAGGGAAACCGCAAATGCCGCGCCTGCGCTCACGCCCAACAAGCCTGGCTCGGCCAGCGGGTTGCGGGAAACCGCCTGCAGCAGCGCCCCCGCTACGCCCAGCGCCACGCCAACGGCAATGCCAATCAGCGTGCGGGGCGCGCGCAGCTCCCAGACGATAAAACGCGCTTCCGCGTGATCACTACCGCTCAACAGCCCTAACACTTGCCGGGGGCCAACGCTGCCTGCGCCTATCAATAAACTAACGACGCTCACCGCCACAAGGGCGGTGAGCAGAATAAGCATCCAAGCACGTGGCGAACAACGCCAGCCGCTCGCGAGGTGAGCAAAACGATTCACGGCACTCGTCACGGCAGCAGGGCGTTCTCGATATCATCCAGAATCGCCTGGGCCGCCAGCGGGCCGTTGGCACTGCTCCAGAGTTGGCCGTTCACCGGCACCACGCGCTCGTTCTGTACCACGTTCAAGCGATCGAAAGCGGCACTCTGTTTAGCGCTCTCCAGGGCGGCTTGGCCATCGTCGTTCAGCGTGGCCAGGAACAGCCAGTCGCCGTCTACCTGGGAGAGGTTTTCAAGGCTCAACACGTCGCTATGCACACCCCGCTCCCCAATCAGCTCGCCGCCTTGAACGTCCAGGCCAACGCGCTCCAACAGGCCAGTGGCAATCAGCTTTTCCGACATCACCATGGGGCCGCCGGGCATCCAGCGCACCAGATAGGCGTTGTCGCCTACATCGGCGTCAGCCACCGCCTCTGCCATCGCGTCGACCCGCTGATCGACGGCGCTGATCGCTTCGTCAATGGCCTCTTCCTGGTTCAAGGCCTGGCCGAACAGGCGCGCTTCGGCTTCCCAGTTATCGGCTGCCAGCGGCTGTGTGGGGGGCACCACGGTGGGGGCGATTTGCGATAGCAGCTGGTACTGCTCCTCCGGCAGTTGGGCCGCGGCCAGAATCAGATCCGGCTGCTGGGCCAACACGGCTTCGATATTGATTTCCCGCACGACGCCCACGATCTCGGGGTGCGCAAGCTCGTGGGCATTCAGGTAGTCAGTAACGTATTGCGCCACGTTATCACCGCCACGGGTGGTGACGGCCCCTATCGGCGTCACGCCCGCCGCCAGCGCGGCATCCAGCGCGCCTTCATACAGTGTGACGACACGCACCGGGTTATCAGCAACCTCCACGTCGCCATAGGCCGTCTCCAAGGTGCGCGCTTGGGCAGTACCCGCCAGCAAACCGCCCATCAACATTCCCAGTAAACCGCGCTGCAGTAACGTGTGTCGCATATGACTCTCCGGTGAAACGCTATGCCTAAATGATCCTCGCCGCTGATAATAACGATTCTCAAAAACACTTGCACCTATATTCCAACGAATCTCCCGTTGCATGTCATGCAACGCTGGGTGGAACGGCCCATGGCGCTTCTAACTCCATGGGCAAATCAGCGTCTCTCTGCCAGCGATCGTTCCACTACTAGCAACGCATTGTTCGATAAAACCATCTCGCAAGTGGGAACTTTTCTTCTTAGAATCCGCAACTCATTTGATAATCAGTTTCATTAACAAACAAGATTCATATCAGGGGATCGCCATGCCACGCTTTACTCGCACCACCCTCGCGAGCGCCATCGCGCTTAGCGTTACTGCGGTGGCTCATGCCCAAGAAGCCACCCAAAGCAGCACACCGCTCAACAATATGGTGGTCACCGCCGCCGGTTATGAGCAAACGCTGAACAATGCCCCTGCGAGTATTGCCGTGATTACCCGTGAAGAGCTGGAGCAACAACAGTTCTCTAACATCGCCGAGGCGATTGCCGATGTGCCGGGGGTCGATGTGCGCGCCGGGACGGGCAAAACCGGCGGATTGAACATCTCCATCCGCGGCATGCCTAGCGACTACACGCTGATTTTGATCGATGGCCGCCGCCAGAACACCTCAGGTAGCGTCACGCCGAACGGCTTTGGCGAAACCTCCACCAGCTTCATGCCGCCGCTCTCTGCCATCGAGCGTATCGAGGTCATTCGTGGCCCGATGTCGACGCTATATGGCTCGGACGCCATGGGCGGGGTCATCAACATCATTACGCGCCGCATTGGTGACGACTGGGCGGGCTCGGTGAGTGTCGAAAACACCTTCCAGGAAGATCGCGATGCGGGCAACCGCTCGGCCATCAATCTCTACAGTGCCGGGCCGCTGGTGGAGGACACGGTCGGCCTGCAAGTACGTGGCCGCCTGTTCGACCGCGACAGCTCCGAACGCATGATCGAGAACAGCGCTGGTCGCGACCCGCGCCCTTCTGAAGCGCGCATTTACTCCATCGGCGGGCGTTTGAACGTTACCCCGGATGAAGCCAACGAGTTGTGGCTGGATGCAGAGCGCGCTCGTCAGGTGTACTCCAACGACGATAACCGCCTGGGTACCCAGGATGGCACCGACCGTGCCGGTCAGCCTTCGCCGGGCCGGGTCAACGGCTATAGAGACGAGCTGCGCTTCAATCGCGACCAGATCGCCATTGGCCACACCGGCCACTACAGCGCAGGCACCTGGGAAAGCAGCGTAACGCGTAACTTCACCGAAACCCTCGGCCGCACGCTGCCAGCAGGCAGCGCCCCGGATTACGGCTATGAAGCCCAGGGCGGTGAAGATCGCCTGCTGGAAAACCGCGATATTATCGTCGACACCAAATTTGTAGCGCCTTTAGGTGACCACATGGCCACTATTGGCGGCCAGTACATCGATGCCGAGCTGCAGGACGGTACCGCAGGCGATATTACCTTCGAGCAAACCAGCTGGGCGCTGTTTGCCGAAGACGAATGGATGCTGCGCGACGACTTAGCACTAACGCTGGGCGGCCGCTATGAACACCACGATGCCTTCGGCGGCCACTTTAGCCCACGGGGTTACTTGGTGTGGAACACCACGCCCGAATGGACGCTGAAAGGCGGCGTGAGCCGTGGCTACAAAACGCCGAGCCTGAACGACCTGCATAGCGGTATAAACGGTTTTGGCGGCCAGGGCACCACGGTCAACATTGGCTCGCCGGACCTGGAACCCGAGAAGAGCACCAACTACGAAATTGGCGCTATCTACGATAACCAGAGCGGTTTCACGGCGGGTGCCACGGTGTTCTACAACCGGTTCACCGACCGTATCGCCGATGCGGCCGATATTCCTAACTGCCAATTCGTCGACAGCAACGGCAATACGCCCAACGCCGGGCTGGCGAACTGCCTGAGCATTGGCAACTTCACCCAGCAGGAGAGCTTTGGCCAGCTGACCAATATCGACGAAGCCGAAACCCGTGGCGTCGAGCTGAATGCCAGCTACCAGCTAGCGCCGGCATGGCGGGTCAGCGGTGGCTACACCTTCACCGATTCCGAAATCACCTCGGGGGCCAATGAAGGCCAGGTGCTGACCAACACGCCTGATCACAAGCTGACCGCTGATCTCACCTGGGCGATCAACGACCGCTGGAGCACTACGCTGGAAGGTGAGTACTACTCTTCCCGCGAGCGTTTCGTGGGCGAGGTAAGCGGTGAATCCGCCTCGCTGGTAGAGCAGTTGGGCAACAAGCTGGATGGTTACGAGCTGTTCAACCTGCGCAGCTCCTACCGCTTCAGCGACAACGTGCGCCTGACCGGCACCATCTACAACCTGTTCGATAAAGACTTCACCGGCGCGGATACCTTCGTGCACAACGGCGACACGCTGCTGGCTTACCGCTTTACCCAAACCGGCC includes:
- a CDS encoding TonB-dependent receptor domain-containing protein: MPRFTRTTLASAIALSVTAVAHAQEATQSSTPLNNMVVTAAGYEQTLNNAPASIAVITREELEQQQFSNIAEAIADVPGVDVRAGTGKTGGLNISIRGMPSDYTLILIDGRRQNTSGSVTPNGFGETSTSFMPPLSAIERIEVIRGPMSTLYGSDAMGGVINIITRRIGDDWAGSVSVENTFQEDRDAGNRSAINLYSAGPLVEDTVGLQVRGRLFDRDSSERMIENSAGRDPRPSEARIYSIGGRLNVTPDEANELWLDAERARQVYSNDDNRLGTQDGTDRAGQPSPGRVNGYRDELRFNRDQIAIGHTGHYSAGTWESSVTRNFTETLGRTLPAGSAPDYGYEAQGGEDRLLENRDIIVDTKFVAPLGDHMATIGGQYIDAELQDGTAGDITFEQTSWALFAEDEWMLRDDLALTLGGRYEHHDAFGGHFSPRGYLVWNTTPEWTLKGGVSRGYKTPSLNDLHSGINGFGGQGTTVNIGSPDLEPEKSTNYEIGAIYDNQSGFTAGATVFYNRFTDRIADAADIPNCQFVDSNGNTPNAGLANCLSIGNFTQQESFGQLTNIDEAETRGVELNASYQLAPAWRVSGGYTFTDSEITSGANEGQVLTNTPDHKLTADLTWAINDRWSTTLEGEYYSSRERFVGEVSGESASLVEQLGNKLDGYELFNLRSSYRFSDNVRLTGTIYNLFDKDFTGADTFVHNGDTLLAYRFTQTGRSTDGVALDGRSVWVSATYDF
- a CDS encoding ABC transporter substrate-binding protein; protein product: MRHTLLQRGLLGMLMGGLLAGTAQARTLETAYGDVEVADNPVRVVTLYEGALDAALAAGVTPIGAVTTRGGDNVAQYVTDYLNAHELAHPEIVGVVREINIEAVLAQQPDLILAAAQLPEEQYQLLSQIAPTVVPPTQPLAADNWEAEARLFGQALNQEEAIDEAISAVDQRVDAMAEAVADADVGDNAYLVRWMPGGPMVMSEKLIATGLLERVGLDVQGGELIGERGVHSDVLSLENLSQVDGDWLFLATLNDDGQAALESAKQSAAFDRLNVVQNERVVPVNGQLWSSANGPLAAQAILDDIENALLP
- a CDS encoding FecCD family ABC transporter permease, producing the protein MLILLTALVAVSVVSLLIGAGSVGPRQVLGLLSGSDHAEARFIVWELRAPRTLIGIAVGVALGVAGALLQAVSRNPLAEPGLLGVSAGAAFAVSLALVLGASAATLRIPVAQLGALIGCVCVLSVARLRGVGSDPVRLVLAGAAFSGLLGSLSALMLLYDQRAADEIRFWVVGSLAGRRLDDLWAVLPSLLIAGAGVVVIARPLAALALGERAASGLGHRPGLIRWLAVGCVALLVGAATAIAGPIAFVGLVVPFVARAIAGPDIRRTLWFCLPIGPLIVLTADIISRVVVAPSELPLGVLTALCGAPVLIAVVRAKRLPML